A stretch of DNA from Staphylococcus sp. KG4-3:
ATAGAGAACAATTTGAGGGGCCAGAGGGTTTTGAAATCATTATACACAGCAACGAAAGCTTTGTAGCAGATAAAATCTAAAGTGTTTTGGTAACAGATAAGAACTCAGTCTTTATAATTTGATATATAGTTCACCTCAAAACAAATAAGGAGTAGGACAGTAATTCAATTTCAAAATTACTGTCCTACTCCTTACTTTTTAATTATTCTAACCATTCAACGACATCAGTTTGTGGTTGACGTACTTTAGCTTTAGGATCAGTTTCTCTGTATCCAAAGGCTACCATAACAGAGGGGGCAAAGTTTTCAGAATCAACAATACCTTTTTCTGATAAGTACGCTGTGACAGCATCTAAATCAAATCCTTCAATTGGACATGAATCTATATTAAGTAATGCCGCGCTCGTCATCATATTACCGAGGGCTATATAAGTTTGCTTTCTTGCCCAATCTAGTAACGACTGTGGCGTATCATTTATATGAAAACTAGTTTGGAAATTATCAAATTTTTGTTCTGTAGCAGGAATACTCTCTTCACTATATTGTTTGATATTTCGTATCATATGTTGCACATATGGTGATTGTGAAGTCACATTTTTACGTGCTAAAATCAAAACAAAATGACTTGCCGTATCTAATTGGCCTTGTGCTCCCCAACTAATTTCTTTAAGTTCATCTCTTATT
This window harbors:
- a CDS encoding NAD(P)H-dependent oxidoreductase, with the protein product MDQMQQMLLNAFNFRHATKRFDANKKISDSDFNTILETGRLSPSSLGLEPWKFVVVQNREIRDELKEISWGAQGQLDTASHFVLILARKNVTSQSPYVQHMIRNIKQYSEESIPATEQKFDNFQTSFHINDTPQSLLDWARKQTYIALGNMMTSAALLNIDSCPIEGFDLDAVTAYLSEKGIVDSENFAPSVMVAFGYRETDPKAKVRQPQTDVVEWLE